From Meleagris gallopavo isolate NT-WF06-2002-E0010 breed Aviagen turkey brand Nicholas breeding stock unplaced genomic scaffold, Turkey_5.1 ChrUn_random_7180001881483, whole genome shotgun sequence:
CGGATGCGGCGGCTGGATTCTACGGGAGCCGGGATGGGCCCGTCGTGGCGGCAGCGGGACTCTCCCTTACCGACCATAACGCATTGCGCAAGGTGCAGCACCGTCCGGTACTCCTGCGGCTTTAACAACCCGGGCATGGAAGCGCCGCGCCACTTCGCTCCGGGTTTcggcccggagcagcagcagcagcagcgccCGCCGGCGCCTCTGCACTGCCGGCAGAAGCTGGACAAGGCGAgtcttctccagcagcagcagcagagcccgTGCCTCCAGTGCAACAACTGCGCCTACTACGGGGCTGCGGCGGCGACCGCCGGGGATAACCTGCCGCTTCTGCTCCGCGCCTCCTCGCCGATCTCGGGCACCTTCCGCACCCGCTCCTCGCCGCTCTCCTCTGTCGCCTCCTCCCGACAGGGCAGCCAGCTGAATGTCAGCGAGTTGCCGTCCTCCAGTTATGCTGGTGCAGCGAGGCAGCCTTCCCAGCACGCTCCACACCACCAGtg
This genomic window contains:
- the LOC109364640 gene encoding small conductance calcium-activated potassium channel protein 2-like, which gives rise to MRRLDSTGAGMGPSWRQRDSPLPTITHCARCSTVRYSCGFNNPGMEAPRHFAPGFGPEQQQQQRPPAPLHCRQKLDKASLLQQQQQSPCLQCNNCAYYGAAAATAGDNLPLLLRASSPISGTFRTRSSPLSSVASSRQGSQLNVSELPSSSYAGAARQPSQHAPHHQCHSLQQAASPGSSGSSGSAHHHQQQQQQPQQRRESNPFTEIAMSSCRYNGGVMR